In one window of Microtus pennsylvanicus isolate mMicPen1 chromosome 2, mMicPen1.hap1, whole genome shotgun sequence DNA:
- the LOC142843424 gene encoding keratin, type II cytoskeletal 72 isoform X3, translating into MSRQLTLYPGAERLGFSGCSAVISGRFSGSHASVRAGVKGAAFGSRSLFCMGGGRRLALSSSGRSGGFALGHGGTSGGRPGGFVGTIFGSAGLGPTCPSVCPPGGIPQVIVNKSLLAPLNLELDPEIQKVRAQEREQIKALNNKFASFIDKVRFLEQQNQVLETKWALLQQLDLNNSKRSLEPVHESYISNLQKQLETLSGDRVRLDSELRNMREVVEDCKKRYEVEINRRTAAENEFVVLKKDVDAAYMNKVELQVKVDTLTNDIKFFKVLYEGEIAQMQSHISDTSVILSMDNNRQLDLDSILTEVRAQYEEIAVKSKTETENMYQCKCSNLETAIADAEQRGDCALKDARAKLDQLEGALQQAKEELARMMREHQELMNVKLALDMEIATYRKLLEGEESRMAGEYPNFVSLSVISSTNAGPGGAGFSVDFGSSSSYNYRPLALEVKTKGSCGSELKDPSAKAAGSSCVTKKASR; encoded by the exons ATGAGCCGCCAGTTGACCCTCTATCCTGGAGCCGAGCGCCTGGGCTTTAGTGGCTGCTCTGCTGTCATCTCGGGCCGGTTCAGTGGCAGCCATGCTTCAGTCCGGGCCGGGGTCAAGGGTGCAGCTTTTGGCAGCAGGAGCCTGTTCTGCATGGGGGGCGGCCGGCGGCTGGCGTTGAGCTCTTCCGGGAGGAGCGGCGGCTTTGCACTGGGCCACGGAGGGACGAGCGGTGGGCGCCCCGGAGGCTTTGTGGGCACCATCTTCGGCAGCGCAGGACTGGGCCCCACGTGTCCATCCGTGTGCCCACCGGGCGGCATCCCCCAGGTCATCGTCAACAAGAGCCTCCTGGCCCCACTCAATTTAGAACTGGACCCAGAGATCCAGAAGGTGCGCGCGCAGGAGCGAGAGCAGATCAAGGCCCTTAATAACAAGTTCGCCTCCTTCATCGACAAG GTGCGCTTCCTGGAGCAGCAGAACCAGGTGTTGGAGACCAAGTGGGCCCTGCTGCAGCAGCTGGACCTGAACAACTCCAAGAGGAGCCTGGAGCCGGTTCATGAGAGCTACATCAGCAACCTACAGAAGCAGCTGGAGACACTGTCCGGGGACAGGGTGAGGCTGGACTCGGAGCTGAGGAACATGCGGGAAGTGGTGGAGGACTGCAAGAAGAG GTACGAGGTGGAGATTAACAGGCGTACTGCTGCGGAGAATGAATTCGTGGTGCTGAAGAAG GATGTCGACGCTGCTTACATGAACAAGGTGGAGCTCCAGGTCAAGGTGGATACCTTGACAAATGACATCAAATTCTTCAAGGTCCTCTATGAAGGG GAGATTGCTCAGATGCAGTCCCACATCAGCGATACATCTGTCATCCTCTCCATGGACAATAACCGGCAGCTGGACCTGGACAGCATCCTCACTGAGGTTCGAGCCCAATATGAGGAGATTGCTGTGAAGAGCAAGACTGAGACAGAGAACATGTACCAGTGTAAG TGCTCCAACCTGGAGACGGCCATTGCTGatgctgaacagagaggagactGTGCCCTCAAGGATGCCCGAGCCAAGCTGGACCAGCTGGAGGGCGCCCTGCAGCAGGCCAAGGAGGAGCTGGCCCGGATGATGCGGGAACACCAGGAGCTCATGAATGTCAAGTTGGCCTTGGACATGGAGATCGCCACCTACCGCAAGCTGCTGGAGGGCGAGGAGAGCAG GATGGCCGGTGAATACCCAAATTTCGTGAGCCTTT CTGTCATTAGCAGTACCAATGCGGGACCAGGAGGTGCTGGCTTCAGTGTGGACTTCGGTTCCTCGAGCAGTTACAACTACAGACCTCTGGCCCTGGAGGTCAAGACCAAAGGCAGCTGCGGCAGTGAACTCAAGGATCCCTCAGCCAAAGCTGCAGGCAGCAGCTGTGTAACCAAAAAGGCCTCCAGATGA
- the LOC142843424 gene encoding keratin, type II cytoskeletal 72 isoform X1: protein MSRQLTLYPGAERLGFSGCSAVISGRFSGSHASVRAGVKGAAFGSRSLFCMGGGRRLALSSSGRSGGFALGHGGTSGGRPGGFVGTIFGSAGLGPTCPSVCPPGGIPQVIVNKSLLAPLNLELDPEIQKVRAQEREQIKALNNKFASFIDKVRFLEQQNQVLETKWALLQQLDLNNSKRSLEPVHESYISNLQKQLETLSGDRVRLDSELRNMREVVEDCKKRYEVEINRRTAAENEFVVLKKDVDAAYMNKVELQVKVDTLTNDIKFFKVLYEGEIAQMQSHISDTSVILSMDNNRQLDLDSILTEVRAQYEEIAVKSKTETENMYQCKIQELQATAGQHGDDLKLTKAEITEINRLIQRIHSEIGNVKKQCSNLETAIADAEQRGDCALKDARAKLDQLEGALQQAKEELARMMREHQELMNVKLALDMEIATYRKLLEGEESRMAGEYPNFVSLSVISSTNAGPGGAGFSVDFGSSSSYNYRPLALEVKTKGSCGSELKDPSAKAAGSSCVTKKASR from the exons ATGAGCCGCCAGTTGACCCTCTATCCTGGAGCCGAGCGCCTGGGCTTTAGTGGCTGCTCTGCTGTCATCTCGGGCCGGTTCAGTGGCAGCCATGCTTCAGTCCGGGCCGGGGTCAAGGGTGCAGCTTTTGGCAGCAGGAGCCTGTTCTGCATGGGGGGCGGCCGGCGGCTGGCGTTGAGCTCTTCCGGGAGGAGCGGCGGCTTTGCACTGGGCCACGGAGGGACGAGCGGTGGGCGCCCCGGAGGCTTTGTGGGCACCATCTTCGGCAGCGCAGGACTGGGCCCCACGTGTCCATCCGTGTGCCCACCGGGCGGCATCCCCCAGGTCATCGTCAACAAGAGCCTCCTGGCCCCACTCAATTTAGAACTGGACCCAGAGATCCAGAAGGTGCGCGCGCAGGAGCGAGAGCAGATCAAGGCCCTTAATAACAAGTTCGCCTCCTTCATCGACAAG GTGCGCTTCCTGGAGCAGCAGAACCAGGTGTTGGAGACCAAGTGGGCCCTGCTGCAGCAGCTGGACCTGAACAACTCCAAGAGGAGCCTGGAGCCGGTTCATGAGAGCTACATCAGCAACCTACAGAAGCAGCTGGAGACACTGTCCGGGGACAGGGTGAGGCTGGACTCGGAGCTGAGGAACATGCGGGAAGTGGTGGAGGACTGCAAGAAGAG GTACGAGGTGGAGATTAACAGGCGTACTGCTGCGGAGAATGAATTCGTGGTGCTGAAGAAG GATGTCGACGCTGCTTACATGAACAAGGTGGAGCTCCAGGTCAAGGTGGATACCTTGACAAATGACATCAAATTCTTCAAGGTCCTCTATGAAGGG GAGATTGCTCAGATGCAGTCCCACATCAGCGATACATCTGTCATCCTCTCCATGGACAATAACCGGCAGCTGGACCTGGACAGCATCCTCACTGAGGTTCGAGCCCAATATGAGGAGATTGCTGTGAAGAGCAAGACTGAGACAGAGAACATGTACCAGTGTAAG ATCCAGGAGCTGCAGGCCACAGCAGGCCAGCATggggatgacctcaaactcaccaaggccGAGATTACAGAGATCAACAGGCTGATCCAGAGGATCCACTCAGAGATAGGGAACGTGAAGAAACAG TGCTCCAACCTGGAGACGGCCATTGCTGatgctgaacagagaggagactGTGCCCTCAAGGATGCCCGAGCCAAGCTGGACCAGCTGGAGGGCGCCCTGCAGCAGGCCAAGGAGGAGCTGGCCCGGATGATGCGGGAACACCAGGAGCTCATGAATGTCAAGTTGGCCTTGGACATGGAGATCGCCACCTACCGCAAGCTGCTGGAGGGCGAGGAGAGCAG GATGGCCGGTGAATACCCAAATTTCGTGAGCCTTT CTGTCATTAGCAGTACCAATGCGGGACCAGGAGGTGCTGGCTTCAGTGTGGACTTCGGTTCCTCGAGCAGTTACAACTACAGACCTCTGGCCCTGGAGGTCAAGACCAAAGGCAGCTGCGGCAGTGAACTCAAGGATCCCTCAGCCAAAGCTGCAGGCAGCAGCTGTGTAACCAAAAAGGCCTCCAGATGA